The sequence AGAAGCATTAACTATCAGATAAATAAAACTGCTAAATAAGAGCAATATTGGTAGGAAAGGATCACAATAATCAAGGTTAGCCAATATATTAGTGGGGATAATGTCATCATCAATAGGCTCCTAGACAATAAGAGCACACTCCTCTTGATAGTATGTAGGCTATTAAATACAAACAGGAGAAATAACTACCTCTGAAAGAGGAAATATGCTAAAATTTCGCTAGCCAAGAATGCCATGCCCATGAGAAGAGGTAGACGGTGGTTGAGAGAATTGAGACCATCCATGGATAATAGGATGCTTGTAAACTTGAAATCAAGGTCCTCGATATCATTTAACAATATCACATTTATTCACTAAGTTTTATAATAAAATAAGTCTCTTATGacaaatttaattttcattttattcaaaatttgataCTTTTATACATATGATGTATACTAAAAACCTATTTAAAAATTCTATTTACTAGTTACatacaatcaaatcaaaagcaaaaaatctctctctctctctctctcacacacacacacacacacacacacacacacacacacacacacacacatatatacatatatacatatacatacatataaacatatatacatacatatatacatatacacacacacacacacaaaaggaACCTAAATGAAATTTTTGTATCTTCTCTACTCTGTGTTTGATTACGTATAATTATGATTGATCAGATAAATTTATTATCTAATTTTTAAATCTCTATTTAGTTGTTCCCACTTCACCAATTATCATATTATTTAGTAGTAGTTAgtgattttttaggaatattttgaaTCATATTAATAATTTTGTAAGTTACCATGTGAGCTAGGAAATCTTATTATTAtcttatattttttcaatttttattaaggAATGTTCAATGCATTACTTATTATAGgttattttattatattaagaaTATTTGGAatacattttaattatattaagtattatttatttattttattaatagaaaaATGAATATGTAGtttcatttgatttttttattttaacgAATCTAATTGGcttgtttatttattaaaaaagGAATGATGGCATTTATACATCTAATTATTGATTAATGGATTCAAACATGTTTAATTATAACCCTTTTATTTGTTATCTTTTGGCATGTCAATCTTGTTAGATTGAGATTGTCATTGTTAGACTAGTGAGTGATTTGTCACATATCTTCAACACATGTATGTGTTATGTATATGACAACCCACTAATGTGTTATTGAcatttctctagccatgatagaaTTGTTAAAAGTCAAAAAATTGTTGGCCTTATTTTATAATGTTTTTTCTTCAAATGAAATTGGGACATTATATATCTTGTGTcatgataagaaaaaaaaaaatcaactaatttAATAAATAGCTACGCTATTTTTTATTCACGCAAATTTTTGCTAATAATTCACTAATGGTTGCCATAGTAGTTTTTGATTAAAGGGTAAAACATATTTCGAAGGGACCCAAGACCCTATTACAAAATGCTAACAAAAGAAAAAACACAACCAACCACGAACCCAAAATATAGCCAACAAAAAGAGACTAAACAACTAAAGAAAAAACAACAAGAAGTCCTACTACATCTTATATAGTATATAAGTTTTAATAaccttataatattaaaataatttataaataatataagGGTAATAATCTTGATAACATTCCATTCTAACATAATTACTGCTTTAAGAAGGAATAGATGACTAGCTAGAGAGAGATGTTTATGtccaatgattaaatgattaatatGACATTGAACAAAATCCAACACATCATTTTGGTCCCTTTTTCTTAGGGAATTAGAAGAAACAATTATGCCCCAAAAGTTAAAGGGTAGAGAAGCAATTTGGAAATGAAGTAGATTAGCATTTTGATCCTATAGATGAGGTCCAATATGGAAGAAGAATAGATTTTTGGTTCATTAAAAAGCTTGTTAGCTGCACTAATATAAATGTTAAGAGCTTTCCTAAGAGCTAAAGATTCTTCAAGAGTAGCATTTCTCATCAAACAAGTGTTGTTGACAAATTGAAGGTGAGAGGGGATCTAAGCTCTACATGATGCAAAAGATAGAGATAGAACCACAACATGTAAGAAAATTTTAAACAACACCCAAACCTTTTTCTAGAATGATAAGCGGTATTGAAAGAGAGGGTCACCCTAACACAAACCTCTTTCAGAATAGAAAATAGTGAAAGAAGAATCATTTATTATTACAAAGAAAATGAGAAGTACAACAAGCCATCACTGATTGAATCCAATTATCATCAAAACCATAGGTGCATAAGATATCTTTGAGAATTTTTCAACCAAATTTGTTATAGGCCTTAGAAAGATCAAGCTTCATGAACATAAAACTCTTCCTATTAGCACACATTGAGTGAATAGCTTCCTAGACAGTAATAGTACTATCAATGATTTGATGACTTTGAATAAACCCCTTTGTTCAAGAGAACTGATGAAATGAAAGAATTATTTCAACCTCTCAACAACAATTTTAGAAAGATTTAATAAATATAAACTACAAACAGCTATGGTTCTaacattagaaaaattcaagaccTAATCCTTCTtagaaataaaaacaagaataaaattactaagaaatttaattatttattagatACAAAATTCTTCATAAACCGCCGAAACATCATTTTTGATAGTATCTCAAAAAAAACTTGAATTTAATAGAAAAAGCATCAcatctaattttttttcttttccatcATAAAAACAACTCGCTTTAACTCATTTATGATCTATTGAGAAAGGAATTGTCATGATACAGTAcgagtattaaattcaatttacttgtttatgttaatTAATACATATCTTCGCGACTAGGACCACATTTTAATGGAATTTCCGATCTCCCGAGAATGTTACACCAGAATTCCGGTCTACTTCAGGTTGTCAGGTTGGCTCAAGCAAAGTCAAGCGACGAGTCTGCACTTGCTCGGTTTTAATTGAGCGCTCAAACAACTGAATTTGTCGGGTAGAATTGGCTTGTGCGACGTTCTTTTATAAGTTTTGAATCACTCGATTTCTCAAGTAAGAAATTTAGATTGTTTGAAATTTCGCACTTCATAGATAATTTTTACTGTTCAAACGACGCCATAGAATGGTTGCAGAGAAAAGCTACACATATTCAAAAATAAACAAACTTgtttaaaatgaaaaatcaaatatcTTTTTCTGTATTACGGGAACTAGACAGTATCAAGGTACAAATTATAAATCGGTGATGTTATATCTACGAATCACTAAACTTATGGAGcgaaatttaaaatgaaaaatggCGGCCTGATTATGATCGAGTAATAAATTCCTCGCTTGGTCGTGTTCAAATCCTTGCTTGATAGAGTCAAGAGAGATAACAGATAGAACCAATTTGTCTGTTCAAAGCTTAACTTCTCTATCTCACTGTTCAAAGCTTAACCTTGCATTTCTTCGTGCTGATGGTGACACTAATGTCTTCATGCAGCCTGACAACCACCAGGTCACAGTGCACGCGGAAAGTAATCTTCACGGTTTTCACTTTCCCAAACTGAACCTTCACGGGAACATCCGCCTTCAAATGCAGAGGAATGCTTCCCAGCTGCTTCTGTTCCTTCAGCAATGTAACCATCTCACTCGTAATCTGGACGTTAGTCCCTGTGAGAACAAGGTTTAAATTCGTAGTATTCTTGTGGCCCTGGTAAAACGCAGGCAATTCGCCCCTGCAGATCTCCGTGCCGGTGTAGAAAACCCCAAGATAGCTGTCGTCTAAGTAATATATGCCGATCTTTTTATTCGGATTCGTCATTCTCACACGCACCGTAAACTGCGAAGAAACAGTAGCGTCTAAACTGAGGGAGAAGCCGGTAATCTGAACGTTGTCGACTGAGTATTTGGGTATCCTGGGCTGGAAGACGGCGTACAGAATAGAAGCAGCTATGACAATGGCGACAATAAAGAGCAACAGGACGCAAAACATCCAGACGAGGCAGCGACAGTAGAAATTACGGCAGCGCTTAGGAAGGCAGGAGTAACATCTGAATTTCTGCTCCTTTGTGGAAAACTGACCGTGCATAAACTGGACTGGATTGCCGTTGGGCTCTACTGTTTCGGACATAAGGTTCGATTTGGGAACCAGAGGAGCACTGGGCGGTGGACTTATCCATTCGGCCTTCTCTACATCTTTTTTCGCGAGATAAATCCGCTGTGCTTCTGCCATGACTGTGTTATAATCCCGCTTCCGTTTTTAGCTCGGAGAGAATTAATCACTGCTCCGTATGATGAAATATAACGACAATCTCATATTAATGGGAGGTTGGAAGGTCTGGGCTTTACACGGAGGAGATGTCGCAAACGCTTGGAAGTTCCGAGGAAAGAAGCTAGTCGTGTGCGTGAGCGCATGGTAAGTTAGATTGTGAAGAAAATTGGACGCTTGAGCCGCCCACTACCGGATTTGACACGATTTTCCCCAACACGGTTTTTAGGTTTCCTACACTGTTCGCAAAGGTTTCGCCGTTTTGACGAGGTTTTATCTTGTGTCATAAGTTTTAGATCCTCATATTCCTGGACACGTTCTGGACACTCTAAATTTGACTTTTGGATGACTTTTATCTTTTTTCACAAGGTTTTGGATGATTTTTGGATAATTTGTGGATGAGAAGCTAATCGATGTTTCCTGCACTCTAAATTTGACTTTCGAATCCTGCCGACCAGTTTTTCTCAGTTAGCAGTTATCAGTAATCATTTCCCTCGCACTCAGAGGGAAGAACTAAAACCCACATACATATATTCTTTCTATTCCATTGAAAATTTTGACGCTGCCAAACATATAGCCTTCACCTCATACAGATATTTTTTTCATCCCTTGAACCTGCGCAAAATATCTGATAAAAGACTTAAGACCCTGATTGTTTTTACAAGGTAAGAGCGCAAAtacggtcatacgaccgtcaaagtAGAGTTCCTATATATTCGCCGAACAACTTAATTCTTTCGGGTTAGCCGTCAAACACGCTACCGCTGGTTTTATTCAGCAC is a genomic window of Cryptomeria japonica chromosome 7, Sugi_1.0, whole genome shotgun sequence containing:
- the LOC131076365 gene encoding NDR1/HIN1-like protein 6; the encoded protein is MAEAQRIYLAKKDVEKAEWISPPPSAPLVPKSNLMSETVEPNGNPVQFMHGQFSTKEQKFRCYSCLPKRCRNFYCRCLVWMFCVLLLFIVAIVIAASILYAVFQPRIPKYSVDNVQITGFSLSLDATVSSQFTVRVRMTNPNKKIGIYYLDDSYLGVFYTGTEICRGELPAFYQGHKNTTNLNLVLTGTNVQITSEMVTLLKEQKQLGSIPLHLKADVPVKVQFGKVKTVKITFRVHCDLVVVRLHEDISVTISTKKCKVKL